TGTAATCCTGGGGAAAGATACGATGAGGTCTCCTTATAGGCCTTGTAAGGCCTATGTGGGCATTGGGATCCTGTAAGATTCCTACGTCCGCTCCGACTTACCATTAAGCCGGTTATCTCGTTGACAGAACGAAGGGGAGCCACCATGATACGTCAGGATGCCGTCATGACCACCGAGGTTTCACAGCAAGCTGAATCAAAGAAGCCGAACGCAGGCAAGATCGTGATTGCCTTGCTGATCGCATTTGGTATCGGAGCCTTTTTCTATTTTGATCTTGGACGGTTTCTTTCCCTGACCTCGCTGAAAGACAATCGGGACCTTCTGTTGGCATTCACCGAGGAGAATTTCGGACCAGCAGTGGTGATTTTCATCATGGCCTATGTGCTTGTGGCCGGTTTGTCTCTTCCTGGGGCGGTCATTCTCACACTGGCCGGTGGGTTCTTGTTCGGGGCGGGTTTGGCAACGTTGTTCATCAATATCGGGGCCACAACCGGCGCGACCTTGGCATTTCTGGCTGCCCGCTATTTATTGCGGGATACGGTTGAACACAAGTTTGAAAAATGGCTGGTGCCGTTCCAGGAGGGATTCGCGAAGAATGCCTTCAGCTACTTGTTAACCCTCCGGCTCATCCCACTTTTTCCATTCTTTGTGGTGAACCTGGTGTCAGGACTGACGCGTGTCAATACCGGAACCTATGTCACAGCCACAGCCATCGGCATCATTCCTGGTTCCTTTGTCTATGCCTATGCAGGACGACAACTGGGCACCATTGATTCCTTGAAAGAGATTGCCTCGCCCAATGTGATGGGGGCCTTTGTGCTGCTTGGACTTCTCGCATTGGTTCCAGTGCTGTACAAGAAATACGCAGCAAAATCATTCGGATGACACCGACTGATGATAGGCAAAGAATGGTGAGGTCCGATGATCACGCAACCTGGCAAAAGGCCGACTGGAATGAGTGAGTCCGATCAATCTCTCGTGTATCCCAACGACGAATACAATCGGCAACTTGTCGCCAATGTACATCCGTCAGACTGGGTCAACCCAGAGTCGACGGCTCGATACAACCTGGTCGTGCTCGGGGCAGGAACGGCCGGTTTAATTACGGCCGTGGTGGCCGCGAGTCTTGGAGCGAAGGTCGCCTTGATCGAAAAGCATTTGATGGGCGGAGACTGTCTGAATGTTGGCTGTGTGCCCTCGAAAGGAGTGATTCGTGCTGCCAGAGCGTGGGCTGACTTACGGAAGGCCTCAGAGTTCGGCCTTCAGATACCCCCTGGGGTGAAGTATGATTTCGGGGCTGTGATGACTCGGATGAGAAAACTACGGGCGCGCATCAGCCGGAATGACTCTGCCCATCGGTATGCCAAACTTGGAGTTGACGTCTACATCGGTAGCGGGCATTTTCTGGGCACCGATACGATTCAAGTCAACGGATCCGCAGGCGATCGGATTCTCAGGTTTGTGAAAGCCGCCGTCTGTACCGGCGCGCGGGCTTCGGAGCCACCCATACCAGGACTTCAGGAGGCGGGATCTCTCACGAACGAGACCGTCTTTTCCTTAACCACGCTCCCGCAACGGGTCGGAGTAATCGGGGCGGGTCCGATTGGGTGTGAACTGGCGCAAGCCTTTGGTCGGTTTGGAAGCCAGGTCTACCTCATCGAGGCGACCCATGGCATTCTACCCACTGAAGATCGTGATGCGGCAGAGATCGTCGAGCAACAGATACGTCGTGACGGTGTCACACTACTCTGTTGCGGGAAGGACCTGAGAGTAGAGAAGACCTCTGGTGGGAAACGGTTAACCGTCGATTCGCATGGTATTCAATATGACGTGACGGTCGATGAAATTCTTACGGCGGTCGGCCGGGCCCCAAATGTTGAGGGGATTGGTCTTGAGGCAGCGGGCGTGAACTACGATAAGAACGGCATCACGGTCAACGCGCGCCTTCAGACGACAAACCCGAGGATCTATGCGGCGGGCGACATCTGTTCACGGTTCAAGTTTACCCATGCCGCCGATGCCATGGCGCAAATCGTTATCCAGAATGCGCTCTTTCCTCATCCGTTCGGGTTAGGGTACGCCAGTGTCGAAACCTTGAACATGCCATGGTGCACCTTCACTGAGCCTGAAATTGCCCATGTCGGCATGTATGAAACAGATGCCAAGGAAAAGGGGATTGAGGTGGAAACCTATACCTACACGTTGGATGAGGTTGATCGGGCACTCCTCGATGGAGAGGACGAAGGATTTGCGCGCGTCCACATCAAGAAGGGAACCGATAAGATCCTCGGGGCGACGATCGTGGCAGCACGTGCCGGTGACATGATCAGTGAGTTTGCGGTAGCCATGAAAGCAGGTGGAGCAAAGACGATCGCTGGGACAATCCATCCATACCCAACACAAGCCGAGGTGAACAAGAAAGTGGTGAATCTGTGGCGGAAAGCCCATTTCACACAGAACACCAAGAACGTTCTTACGAAAGTATTTGCTTGGATGCGGCGCTAGAGATGCGCGGAGAGAAGGAACGCCTATGATGCGTGTGTTTGTGATGATGCTGTGGGCCGCCATGTGGAGTCCCGCACTAGGGGCGGAGGGCAGAGCTGTGCTGGAGGTAGGGAAGTTTTCAGCAAACGAACCAGGGACTAGCCTACCTGAAGACTGGAAGCCGTTGACCTTCAAAAAGATTCCCAAACTGACCACCTATGAATTGGTGAAAGATGAGGAACGGATAGTGGTCAAAGCGACGAGCGATGCATCGGCCTCTGGGCTGACCAAAGAAGTCAAGATCGACCCGAAAGAGTTTCCTGTCGTGCGATGGAACTGGAAGGTTGAGAACCTTCTCAAGAAGAGCGATGCGACGCGCAAGGACGGCGACGACTATCCGGCCCGTCTGTACATCACGTTTGAATACGACCCTGAGAAGGTGAGCTTCGGCAAGAAGCTCAAGTATAAGGCGGGACAAGTCTTGTTCGGAGATATCCCAATCGGGGCAATCAACTATGTATGGGAACAAAAGGCTCCTGTCGGCACGATCATCGATAATGCCTATACGGATTTCGTCAAAATGGTGGTCGTCGAGAGCGGGCTACAAAACATCGGCATGTGGGTGGATGAAGAGCGAAACATCTATCAGGATTACAAGAAGGCTTTTGGGGAGGAACCACCGATGATCAATGGTGTGGCGATCATGAGCGACACGGATAATACCAAAGAACGTGCAGTGGCGTACTACGGCGACATCGTATTTCTGAAAGGGCAGTAGGCTAAGTGGTCAGCCATCCACACGGGAGGCCTATTCACTCGTTTCTTGAACGATCCTTATCCCAGCATACCAGTAGCTAAGTCCCTGCCATTCTCCACGTATTGTTTTCTCATCGTATGGCCATGTGCTCGTCCTATGACCTGTGCATGACATCCAAGGCCTCATCGTCGTGACGAAAATGTGATGCTTTCGCGAGACCGACGTGAGATGGCGACGCTATGGTGGAAGAGTCGATTTCTTGCAATTTATTCATACACTAAGGAGGACGGAATGCGACATAAATTGATCATGGGTGCGCTGGTCACAGCGATCACTCTTTCCGGGTGGGTGACCGGCTCGGCATTCGCCAACGAGGAATGGCAATGGCCAACCGTCTACACGATGTCGAATGGGACAGACGGCAATGCGGTGTTGGCATTTAGGCAGCACGGAGACACGCTGGTTCCTGTTGGATCGTTTCCGACAGGGGGAAAAGGGTCAGGCGGTGGCCTGGGGAATCAAGGAGCCCTCGCCTTCAGCGATGATGGTGACGCCCTCTTAGTTGTGAATCCTGGGAGTCATGATATCTCGGTGTTCGAAATCAACGGACGTTACCTGAAGCTGACAGATCGAGTGTCTTCCGGGGGAAGCAGTCCGATCAGTATTACCACCCATGAAGATTATGTCTATGTATTGAACGCGGGTGGGCAGGGTAACATTGCGGGGTTCGAACTGACGCAGCACAACAAGTTGAAGCCTATTGCTGGATCGATTCAGCCACTCAGTGGGGCCAATACCGCGCCGGCCCAAATCTCGTTCAATCTCTTGGGCGATACGCTGGTCGTGACTGAAAAAGCAACAAGCATCATTGACACCTATGCGGTGGATGAGAACGGTGTGGCAGCTGCGCCGGTTTCACAGCGATCCAACGGCCAAACCCCCTTCGGCTTTTCCTTTACTCGGCGAGGGGTGTTGGTGGTCAGTGAAGCCTTCGGAGGCGCACCGAATGCGTCTGCTGTCTCGTCGTACCGCCTCCGCGATGAACAATTGACCGTCCGGAGCGCGTCGGTCCCCACCACCCAGTCGGCCGCATGCTGGATCGTGATTACGAAAAATGGAAAGTTTGCGTATGCCAGTAATACCGGCAGCAACAATATTTCCAGTTATCGAGTGAGAAGTGCGGGGAGGTTAACGTTACAAGAAGCGGTGGCAACGCCCACCGGGGCTGGGCCCATTGACATGGCATTGAACAAGAACAGTCGGTTCTTGTATGTGCTCGATGCAGGATCCGATTCTATCGAGGTCTTTCGGGTCAATCGTTGGAATGGACGCTTGACCCAAATGACTGGCGTTTCGGGCCTCCCTGATGGGGCCAATGGCCTTGTTGCGCGATAACCGCCGCCGAAGTCAGGTTTCTAGTATCAGGACTACTCAGAGGTCTCGCCTCGGCGAGGCTTCTGAGTGTCTCAGGACGGCCGAGTCGGCGCGAGCACGGGAGCGCTCGTCCTCGCGCTGGTCAGAACGTGGTCGGTTGTCATATGCTGGTAGAGATCATGGAGCACACGTGACGCCTCGTACAATCCTGGTAATTGAAGACGATCCGGATATTGCGAACCTTGTGCACTTGCACCTGTGTGATTCGGGCTACCAGGTCGATGTCGCGCGAGATGGTACGGTCGGCCTTCAGCAAGCCCTGGCCAAGTCGTATGATTTGGTGATTCTGGATCTGATGCTTCCTGGAATAGATGGATTGGAATTGTGTCGGAAACTGCGTGGATCAACGAGATATAGCTTGATCCTGATGCTCACGTCCAAGTCGACTGAATTGGATCGCGTGTTGGGTCTGGAAGTCGGCGCTGACGACTATCTTACAAAGCCGTTCAGTATTCTGGAGCTTCTCGCCCGGGTGAAAGCCTTGTTCCGTCGTATGGAGGCTCTTCGTTCGCAGGCCCCTCAAAAGACGCTCCCGACCATTCGTGCAGGCGACCTCGTGATCGAAGTCGATAAACGAAAGGTCCAACTGCGTGGGCAATCGATCGAGTTGACGGCCAAAGAGTTTGACCTCTTACTGCAGTTTGCCCAACACCCTGGCCAGGTGTACACCCGTGCCACACTCTTAGATGCTGTGTGGGGGTATTCACATGAAGGGTATGAACATACCGTGAATTCCCACATCAATCGGCTGCGGGCTAAAATCGAGGATGATAGCAGTCGGCCTCGGTATATTTTAACGGTGTGGGGAGTCGGCTATAGCTTTACTGAAGAATGGTCAGAACGGTAGCGGCATGCTCAATACGTTGTATGGAAAGTTAGCGGCTGTTCTCTTCGGGCTCTTTTGTGTGATCGGCGCCGTGGTCATGTTCCTCACGCTCTATGTCACCCAGTCGTATTTCCAGGAAGTCAACCAGAAGCTGAACCGGACCTTGGCTGAACGGATGGTGTCTGAAAAGGTTCTGATGCAGGAAGGGCGAGTCAATGATGAGGTGTTGAAGGAAATCTTTCACGAGCTCATGGTGATCAATCCTAGTATTGAACTGTATCTACTTGATCCTCAAGGCGCAATTCTGACCTTTTCCGCTCCCTCTGGGAAGGTCACACGACAACACATCTCTCTCGACCCACTTGAGCGGTTCCTGTCTGGTACCGTGGACTTCCCAATTCTGGGAGAGGACCCTCGTGATCTCACACGTAAGAAGGTGTTTTCGGTCTTTCCTATTGAAACGTTAGGAGGCTCCATCCAGGGTTATCTGTACATCATTCTGGGTGGTGAAGAGTTCGATTCGATCATGCAGATGCTTGAGGAGAGCTATATTCTGAGACTGAGCGTATGGACTGTGTGTGCCATTCTGGTCTTTACCCTCCTAGCGGGGCTGCTCTGCCTGAAGCTCTTGACGCGAAGACTCAACTCCCTGGCTTTGGCAATGGAGTCCTTCAGACACACAGAACTCCCAACCCAGCCGCACCTCTCGTCTCCATCCGACCTTCGACCATCTGTAGTCTGGCAAGGAGATGAAATTGATCAGCTGAAAATGATGTTTTCGCAAATGGCCGATCTCATTCACCAACAAGTTCAAGCGTTGAAAGAGACCGATCAGTTGCGACGGGAATTGGTCGCCAACGTCTCCCATGATCTTCGCACGCCCGTCACCAGTCTCCAGGGTTATCTTGAAACCTTGGTGCTGAAGGAAGGCGCGCTCACGTCTCAAGAGCGACAGCGGTATCTGGAAATCGCTACGGCACAGAGCCAACGGCTCGGAGAGCTGATTGCGGAACTGTTTGAACTTGCCAAACTGAACTCGCAGGAAATGAAACCTCGTATCGAGTCATTTTCGCTTGGTGAACTGGTACAGGACGTGCTTCAAAAGTTTCGGTTGAGCGTTGCAACTAAACAGGTGACGCTTCAGGCAAAGCTGGGGGAGAATCTCCCGTTTGTTTCAGCTGATATCGGACTGATCGAACGTGTTCTCGAAAACCTGATCGAGAATGCCCTGAGATACACGCCACAAGGGGGTCGGATTACGGTGATTTTGAGCCTCATGAGTCAGAACATCATGACACGGATTGAGGATACCGGCTGCGGTATTCCGCCGGAAGACCTGCCGCATGTTTTTGACCGGTACTATCAAGTCGGGAAGAAACATCAAAGTCATGACAAAGGGGCCGGGCTTGGGCTCGCGATCACGAAGCGAATTCTAGAGCTGCACGGAAGCGCTATTGAGGTTCAGAGTGCCGTCAATCAAGGGACGACCTTTTCCTTCTACCTCGCAGCCACTCAGTCGGGTGTCATCCAGGTCGCTACTTCGGCAACTGAATACTCGCCCCACAGATAAACCTTCCGATCACACTTCACATACTCCTGCCCTAGTCCTATTCACTCGACTCACGCGGACACACTATGTTTTCTGCGGTGCCATGGCGTGATCGCACGGCCATGTGTCCAGAAAACGATCAGTCTGTGACGAAGACGTCATGATTTCGTGAAGGTTTGTTGATCATTGTTTGCGAATATGCCGATGAGTCCATCATCGGCCTTCACGGATGAATGCTGAATCGATCGATGTGTTCGAAAACCTATATTGGAGCACAGGCATCGAAGGCGACCGTAGACCGGAGGAAGAGTATGAGTACAAACGTGATCAGGTATACAGGATCGATTCCTTTTGCTGTACCGGCGAGCAGGACATCGCCGATGAACAACGTCTTCCGTTTGATGAACGATGAGGATCGGCTTGTGTCACAACTGCAGGCAGGGGAGGAAGAAGCATTTGGAGCCGTCGTCACCCACTATCAGGAAACACTCATCCGAATGGCGCTGCGCTATGTGGCCAATCGAGCAACGGCAGAGGAGGTCGTGCAGGAGACCTGGATAGGGGTGATGAGCGGGCTGAATCGATTCGAAGGCCGGTCGTCCCTCCATGCATGGATCTGTGCGATTCTCATCCACAAGGCGAAGGATCGAGGCGTCAGAGAGAAACGTCAGAAAGTCTTTTCAGACTTCGAAGTGGAAACCGCGAACTGGCGTGGCGAACATGACCCATCTCATTTCAGACCACACAGGGAGTGGTCCGGGCTCACGGCGTTCGCCCATCATCTTTGGGACAACCGGACTCCGGAGAAACTGTTGGCATCAAGCCAGGCTACAGCCTGTATGTGGCATGCGATCGAGACTCTGCCCATACTTCAGAAGGAAGTCCTGGTTCTACACGATGTGCATGGTGCGAAAACCAAAGAGGTGTGTACACAACTGAGGATTTCTGAAACGAACTTCTATGTACGATTACACCGCGCTCGGGAACGAGTGAAAGTGGCGGTCGCGGCCGCGTTGGGATGAACTAGGGTCCAGGTCTGAATGCAATAGAGCATCTCGTGGTCATTCACATGTGATCAAACTGTGTACTGAGAGACCTATGTTAACACCGCATGAACCCACTGTGAGTGGCTGCCAGAAATGTCGGTGAGGTTGTAAGAAATAGAACGAGTATCCGACAAACACTCAAGGGCAACACAGCCCGCGTCGATTGAGGCGGGCTGTGCATGAAGCGATCACTGGATCGAATTGGCAAAACCGCTGTGGGTGATTTCGGCACGAACATGATCACCAACTTTCTTGCGACCCCCCAGCTGCTTGGTCTCTCGACTGACAACAAGTTGAACCTGGTTTCCTTCATAATCTTCGATCGTGTACGTCGTATCTTTCATGTGCTTGACAGTGCCTCCGATTGTCCTCCAGGCAGGGCCAGGCTTATTGTTGGAATGGTGCGTTACGGCAGAGGAATGACTTTCGGTAGAAGATGAAGATGCGGCGATATCTGACTTCCGCTCATGCTTTTGGCCGGCCATAATGAAGGAAGGTGCAGCCAACAAGATTGCGGTCAGTCCTCCGATCGTCACGAGGTGGATTTTTTGATGATCTTTCTTCATGATGAACCTCCTGTGGAAGAAACCGTCTTTGCCGGGAAGTTCTCAGCAAGGCACATGCCGGAGCTACAAAACCCATGACCTACCAATTT
The nucleotide sequence above comes from Nitrospira sp.. Encoded proteins:
- a CDS encoding beta-propeller fold lactonase family protein, with the translated sequence MRHKLIMGALVTAITLSGWVTGSAFANEEWQWPTVYTMSNGTDGNAVLAFRQHGDTLVPVGSFPTGGKGSGGGLGNQGALAFSDDGDALLVVNPGSHDISVFEINGRYLKLTDRVSSGGSSPISITTHEDYVYVLNAGGQGNIAGFELTQHNKLKPIAGSIQPLSGANTAPAQISFNLLGDTLVVTEKATSIIDTYAVDENGVAAAPVSQRSNGQTPFGFSFTRRGVLVVSEAFGGAPNASAVSSYRLRDEQLTVRSASVPTTQSAACWIVITKNGKFAYASNTGSNNISSYRVRSAGRLTLQEAVATPTGAGPIDMALNKNSRFLYVLDAGSDSIEVFRVNRWNGRLTQMTGVSGLPDGANGLVAR
- a CDS encoding DUF3047 domain-containing protein, which encodes MRVFVMMLWAAMWSPALGAEGRAVLEVGKFSANEPGTSLPEDWKPLTFKKIPKLTTYELVKDEERIVVKATSDASASGLTKEVKIDPKEFPVVRWNWKVENLLKKSDATRKDGDDYPARLYITFEYDPEKVSFGKKLKYKAGQVLFGDIPIGAINYVWEQKAPVGTIIDNAYTDFVKMVVVESGLQNIGMWVDEERNIYQDYKKAFGEEPPMINGVAIMSDTDNTKERAVAYYGDIVFLKGQ
- a CDS encoding response regulator transcription factor, with protein sequence MALLRDNRRRSQVSSIRTTQRSRLGEASECLRTAESARARERSSSRWSERGRLSYAGRDHGAHVTPRTILVIEDDPDIANLVHLHLCDSGYQVDVARDGTVGLQQALAKSYDLVILDLMLPGIDGLELCRKLRGSTRYSLILMLTSKSTELDRVLGLEVGADDYLTKPFSILELLARVKALFRRMEALRSQAPQKTLPTIRAGDLVIEVDKRKVQLRGQSIELTAKEFDLLLQFAQHPGQVYTRATLLDAVWGYSHEGYEHTVNSHINRLRAKIEDDSSRPRYILTVWGVGYSFTEEWSER
- a CDS encoding TVP38/TMEM64 family protein; this encodes MTTEVSQQAESKKPNAGKIVIALLIAFGIGAFFYFDLGRFLSLTSLKDNRDLLLAFTEENFGPAVVIFIMAYVLVAGLSLPGAVILTLAGGFLFGAGLATLFINIGATTGATLAFLAARYLLRDTVEHKFEKWLVPFQEGFAKNAFSYLLTLRLIPLFPFFVVNLVSGLTRVNTGTYVTATAIGIIPGSFVYAYAGRQLGTIDSLKEIASPNVMGAFVLLGLLALVPVLYKKYAAKSFG
- a CDS encoding sensor histidine kinase, with translation MLNTLYGKLAAVLFGLFCVIGAVVMFLTLYVTQSYFQEVNQKLNRTLAERMVSEKVLMQEGRVNDEVLKEIFHELMVINPSIELYLLDPQGAILTFSAPSGKVTRQHISLDPLERFLSGTVDFPILGEDPRDLTRKKVFSVFPIETLGGSIQGYLYIILGGEEFDSIMQMLEESYILRLSVWTVCAILVFTLLAGLLCLKLLTRRLNSLALAMESFRHTELPTQPHLSSPSDLRPSVVWQGDEIDQLKMMFSQMADLIHQQVQALKETDQLRRELVANVSHDLRTPVTSLQGYLETLVLKEGALTSQERQRYLEIATAQSQRLGELIAELFELAKLNSQEMKPRIESFSLGELVQDVLQKFRLSVATKQVTLQAKLGENLPFVSADIGLIERVLENLIENALRYTPQGGRITVILSLMSQNIMTRIEDTGCGIPPEDLPHVFDRYYQVGKKHQSHDKGAGLGLAITKRILELHGSAIEVQSAVNQGTTFSFYLAATQSGVIQVATSATEYSPHR
- a CDS encoding mercuric reductase; translation: MSESDQSLVYPNDEYNRQLVANVHPSDWVNPESTARYNLVVLGAGTAGLITAVVAASLGAKVALIEKHLMGGDCLNVGCVPSKGVIRAARAWADLRKASEFGLQIPPGVKYDFGAVMTRMRKLRARISRNDSAHRYAKLGVDVYIGSGHFLGTDTIQVNGSAGDRILRFVKAAVCTGARASEPPIPGLQEAGSLTNETVFSLTTLPQRVGVIGAGPIGCELAQAFGRFGSQVYLIEATHGILPTEDRDAAEIVEQQIRRDGVTLLCCGKDLRVEKTSGGKRLTVDSHGIQYDVTVDEILTAVGRAPNVEGIGLEAAGVNYDKNGITVNARLQTTNPRIYAAGDICSRFKFTHAADAMAQIVIQNALFPHPFGLGYASVETLNMPWCTFTEPEIAHVGMYETDAKEKGIEVETYTYTLDEVDRALLDGEDEGFARVHIKKGTDKILGATIVAARAGDMISEFAVAMKAGGAKTIAGTIHPYPTQAEVNKKVVNLWRKAHFTQNTKNVLTKVFAWMRR
- a CDS encoding RNA polymerase sigma factor; this translates as MNNVFRLMNDEDRLVSQLQAGEEEAFGAVVTHYQETLIRMALRYVANRATAEEVVQETWIGVMSGLNRFEGRSSLHAWICAILIHKAKDRGVREKRQKVFSDFEVETANWRGEHDPSHFRPHREWSGLTAFAHHLWDNRTPEKLLASSQATACMWHAIETLPILQKEVLVLHDVHGAKTKEVCTQLRISETNFYVRLHRARERVKVAVAAALG